Genomic segment of Mucilaginibacter sabulilitoris:
CATTATAAAACCCGTAGATCAGGCCGGCCATAAAACAGTCGCCGCTGCCCACTTTATCCACCACTTTATCGGTATCATATTGTTTTGAGCTATGTAGCCTATCTCCTGTGTACAATGCAGTGTAATATTCAATACCCTCTCCCGCGTCAAAACGGAAGGTGTTGGCTACTGCTTTGCACTTAGAGAATTGCTTAATAATACTTTCTGACGAATTCTGCGCTTCCTTCAGGTAAATGCTTTTCTGTCCCGATTCGGTAACATTTGGCTCTACAGGTATGCCCAGCATCCTTTCGGCTGCCCATATATTACCCATGATCAGGTCGGCATATTTTACCAGTTGCGGCATCACCTCAAGCGGGCTTTTTCCGTACTGCCAAAGTCTTGCCCTGTAATTCAGGTCGACCGATATGGTGATATTTTTTGCCGAGGCTACTTTCAACACTTCCAGGCAAACGTCGGCCACGTTTTGATTGATGGCAGGGCATATCGCGCTAAAGTGAAACCAGCTTACCCCGTCGAGCACCTCATCCCAGTTAACCTGGCCTGGCTTTAAATCGGCAAAGGCAGAGTAGGCACGGTCATATATGAGCGCATTATTCTTAATATCCTTACCACGGGTTAAATAGTACAGCCC
This window contains:
- a CDS encoding sugar kinase; amino-acid sequence: MSSPFENGLSKGSVLSFGELLLRICPDAGGQWLSDNQLPFFVGGAELNVATALALWGLPSAYFSALPDNAMSAQILTHLQGKKVDTTPVFMHGDRIGLYYLTRGKDIKNNALIYDRAYSAFADLKPGQVNWDEVLDGVSWFHFSAICPAINQNVADVCLEVLKVASAKNITISVDLNYRARLWQYGKSPLEVMPQLVKYADLIMGNIWAAERMLGIPVEPNVTESGQKSIYLKEAQNSSESIIKQFSKCKAVANTFRFDAGEGIEYYTALYTGDRLHSSKQYDTDKVVDKVGSGDCFMAGLIYGFYNDLDPLETLEFATSAAYQKLFIEGDATTKTVEEITKAIKP